The genomic window CGCAGCCTGTGGCATCCATGAGAAGGCAGGGCGACTCTACTGTTCTGACCTGGCAGATCGGGATCCTTCAGGCAAACCAGAGCAGGACGCTCTCTTTTGATGTGAGCTCGCCTGACCCGGGCGCATTCATCCTGGGAATGGCTCCTGATACGGCAGTCAGCTACACCGAATGTGACGGCACACGCTCAACGGTTGCAATACCCCCAGCGACTCTGAGGGTCAGCCCGCCTGGCTCGTTCAGCCTGGAGGGCAGCGGTATCGGCGGAAGCAATGAATCCGTGGTACAGAACACCAGCGTGCTGAGTGTGAGCAAAGAGGTGCTGCCAAACGGAAATGGACCATGTCCCGACTGCCCGAGGCTGAGGGTTGCACTTGAGACGCCAGAGAGACCGTGCAATGCGGATATCCTGTTTGTCATGGACAAATCCGGGAGCATGAGAGATCGCGATAACAGTGGCAGGAAGAACTTCGAAGTCATGCAGGATGCCCTTTATGAGATGCTCCAGACTGCATCGAGCACTCCCGGGCTCAGGAACGCGAGGATCGCCATCGTGAGCTGGGACGACTGGAATCCCACTGATTCTGCAGACCGGGATACCACTCTCGACCCACAGTGGCTGGCGATCGGGGATCAGAGAATAATGGCGACGATCCAGCGGTACAACGAAGATACATGCAGGGAGACCGATCTGACGTTCTACGAGGCGGGGCTGCAGAAAGCGATGCGTATCATGCACAGCCGCATAATTTCGCAGGCGAACGATCCGCTCAGCTGCGATACGCGGAGGTTCATCATATTCATAACGTGCCGCAGCGAGTTCAGGGGCATTTCGCAGCCCAGCGTGCTCTACACGATCCCCGGAAACAGCACACTGATCCGCGGAGGGTTCGAGGGCATCCTTCCGTTCTACATCGGCACGGATCTGAACGAGTTTCCTCTGGAGGAACAAAACCTGACTGAGATTGCGCAGCTCGGCGATCCCCTGCAGCGCGGAATATCAGCTCCTCAGAGCCTCACCGCCGGAAACCTGATCTCCACGATACTCAAGAGGATGAACGGATGCGCTCAGGGGCCATGGGTCACCAACGTCACCCTCACCGAGACGCTGTACCCGTATCTGAAGTACACCGGCGCCGATCCCCTCCCAGATGCGGTTACTTATAACAGAGACGGCTCGACGACGCTCACATGGAACATTGGAACCCTGAACTCCGGAGAGAGGTGGAGTGCCACGATCGATGCGTCGGTACAGCTGAAGCTGCCTGTGGATGTTACGGAGAGGAGAACCGAATTTGTTGGCAACATCAGCTCCAGCACGCCGTACTCCAGAGTGGACTTCGACTGGCCAGCGCTATCATGTGCAGCGCCACTCAGGCGGCATTACGAGCTGCCTCTGGCAGAGGGCAGAATGTGGATAACCTGCGGAGCGCCATGCAAGACGCCAGAGATGAGCGAACAGACTGCTCAGCAGAACAGAAAGGCAAGTGAGACGCCAGAGACCCCGACAAGCAGCAGGGCACAGCCTGGCTTCGAGGGGCTGCTGGGTGTGCTCTCACTTATGGCAGGCTATCTGTGCATCAGACGCTTCTGAGGCCGGGATCGATTCCCGGCTTCGCTTTTATATGTCTGATAACCTGCCCGAAGAAAAGTCATGCTATGTGCTCGTTTCGACTTATCTTCGACTGCGTCGAAGGCCTGGGGAGCGAATGATTGCGTTCATCAACCGGCTTGCATCCTTCTGGTTGCTGAATACATAAGAGCTTGATATTTTTAGGCACATGGAGTCGGAACATGGCGATTTGTGATGCCCGTCAGGCTTCGCTAAATTTCGGGTTAAACCTGGAATGGTAGCACAGTTTCAGACGTTTCAGTCCCAAATGATGTGGAGCCAAGGTAAAAGCGGCTGGCTTTTTATTCAGGCTCTCCCGGGTAGTCTGTCTGATGGATTGCTGTGCGGTTTCTGGACATGCGATCTGGAGGGCCAGTGTGCCTCATGCCTGCCTGGTTTTCTGAAAACGTGAGAGCGACATCTGCGAGGGATTGTTCGCAACACATCACCTGCAGAAGGCTTTAAATGTTATAATCGTATAGGAGGCTGTGAGAGCTGCCTGGACAATGGGCTGCAATCTGCATATATGGATCATAGTGGTTGGTGGGCATCTGCCTGTTGGCATGGGGGTTAACTGATTGAGAGGATTGCTGTGTCTCATGGTGCTTGTGCTTGCAGTCACATCATCTCGTGGAATAGATGCGTCGATCTACTTCTCGCAGGAGGGCACACCCAGAGAGCCGCTTGATGTTGGCAAGAGCCTCGTCTACGTTGTGGAGCTCTCGGGCGCGAAGAACTCGATGATGTACACCGTGGAGTTCACAATCGGCCCGGATTCATCCGATACCTCAATCTCGAAGAGCTTCACGGAAAAGCTGAACCTGAACCCTGGCGCAACAGGTGTGCTCAGATTTGATGTCAACTTCCAGTCCCCGGATCTCAGAAAGGGGGATTTCGGCAGATGGCTATCTGACAAAAACGACACGAGCATATGGGACAGGACCTGGTACAGGGCAACGATAACATCGCTTGACCCCTTTGAGAAGCCGGTGGTCAGGGAGGACTACACCGGCCATCCAACGCTGGTGAAGGTCTTTGAGGAGTTCAAGGACGCCTCTGTGACCCCGAGAAAGGGAACCAGGGATGATCTCTACACGTACGAGGTGAGCGTCTTCTCCACAGCGCCTGACAACATAACTCTTGAGGTCGCTCCATCAAAGAACGGCCCGTGGACGCCTGTGGGAACACAGGATTACACCGCTCCAGGAAGCTGGAAGGTGCTGAGATGGCAGAACGTGTCCCTCGACTTCGACTTCAGCTCGGCCTACTACAGATTTGTGGGTAGAAAGGAGAAGACCTTTGACGGCCCCTTCTGGCCGGTCTCGGTCGAGTTCAGAAACGCGACCCTCTCTCCGGAGAGGGGTCTCTCTGACACACCGTTCCAGTACGCCCTCGAGGTCAACGCATCCAAGGAGATAGAGGTCTCGCTTAATGTTTGGGATGTCGGATCGAAGAGCTTTGTCACAGGGGGAAGGCGCACATACAGAAACGTCTCCACCTGGGAGAGGCTCGAGTGGAATGATGTACGTGTGACTGCCACGCCTGAAGCATACGGATCGTCCCAGTACTACTATGGCTTTCACTACATAGATGCAGAGTCGCCATTCGCCACAACAAAGGATATGATCGGAAGGTACTATGCCGGCCCAGATGTGGTGGTCGTGTGGGTGAAGAACGCGACCGTATCACCGGAGAAGGGCAGCGCCTACACATCATACACGTACACAGCCGAGATCGAGACCACAAAGCCCAGATGCGATCTGGAGCTGCAGATAAGGCCACCGGAATCTGACCTCTGGGTTTCCAGGGGAATGTTGACTTACACAGGCTCCAGCAGCACACTTGTTTGGAAGAACGTGACCTTCGATATCAAGGATGCTGATCTCCTCGGAATGGCCTGGTACAGATTCGTTCTCGATAACAACGTGCTCGGCGAGTTCCCCGGGCCGGAGTTCGATGTGAGCTTCAGGGACGCGACGTACAGCAGGATAGGCAACACAGACAGATTCAACTACAGGGTCTCGGTCAGAGCTCTGAGGCCGATTGATGTTGAGCTCATCTACACAGACGACGGGAAGAGCTGGATACGCTCAGGTCTCCTTCAGAACTACAGCACCCCTGGCAACTGGACCGAGCTATCATGGAACAACCAGCCCTGGCACCAGACGGTGCAGTTCGATGTGAAGAGGTAATAGCATGCGATACAGGCTTCTCGCTCTCCTGCTGCTCATGCTTGTCCTCTCAGCATATGCAGAGGGGCCGAGCGTGAGCCCCGCGCCACCCACGCCCTCTGAGGGCGGAGGAGGTGGGAGCAGCCACAGGCAGACCGATATGGAGAAGATAATAAAGGCGCTCGAGCAGGGGAAGAAACAGAACCCGAAGAGGTTTGAGTATCTGCAGACTCTCCTATGGAAGGAGTACACCCCTCCCGGGGAGTACAGGCTGCCTGCGGTCCTCATCTACTACAAGGGAAACACAACGGTTCGCAGAAGCGATCCCCTGGAGATACAGGCGTATGTGACAAATGAGAACGAGCTTGAGATAAGACGACCTCTTTACATCGACCTTGAGATGGCGGAGCCAGGGGGGGATTTCAGGCGGGTCAACAGCCAGACCCAGATCGTGCAGGTCAATGAATACTTCTCCACTGACGGCATCAACTACACATACAGGAGCTTCCCTGAGATCACCGATCTGCGGAGCCTGAAAGAGACGGGAAGGGTTCGTTTCAGGATAAAATACACTGACAGCCTGTACAAGATGTACTCATCTAACTGGTCGGTATCATCCCCGCAGCTCTTCCCCGTGCTGGAGCTTAATGTGATCAACAATCCGCCCGTGGTAAATTACACGAATGTCACATACAGACCGAGATACAGCGATCCGATAGAGTATGTAGCTGATATCATGGATCCCGATGGTGATACTCTGAATGTGACGCTCCACATCTTGAATGAGGATAACAGCACTGAGCGGACGAATGTCACCCAGGAGCTTCGCGGCAGCGGGACAGTGAGGTTCAGAAACAGCGAGTACGGTTTCTTCGGAAAGGAAGATGCAGGGAAGACATTCCGCTACTACTACACTGTGGGTGATGGGATCAATGTGACCTCAACGAATATCGCAGAGGGCCCTGAGATAAGGCCCACACCAAAGCTGCTCGTAGAGAGCCCGAGGATGGTTGCAGAGGATGAAAACTACTACTGGTGGGGCAGGTACAACTTCAGCATAGACGTGAAGAGCCAGGACGAGAACTCGTTCCCGCTGACTGTATACCTCTACACCAGCACACCATCAAATCCATGGAAGCTCCGCGGATCGAGGACGGTCACGGTGACGCCCGAGAGGCAGACTGTATCATTCGAGACGAGCTTTGATGTATCTGACAGCAACCAGACGTTTGCATACAGGTTCTCCTACTCAGAGCCGGATCAGAACGGCAGGACGAGCATGGATCTCGCAGCGGACAAACCGATAAATCCGAAGATCGTGAAGTATTCGATACTCTCACCATTGGGCATAGCAAATGTGATCCTCACTCTGATAATATTCCTCTCTGCCGGTGTGATCGTGGAACGCGTGAGCAACAACAGGGGAAGGAAAAAAGAGATTAAAGGCAACCAGGAGGGAGGCAGATGATCTGGGCTGCGATGCTGCTCGCCCTGCTGCTCGTAGGGCTGGTGGTTCACCGGATGAACTTCGAGCGCGTATACAGGAGGCTCTCCGAGCTCTCATCTGGCGTCTCCAGGGATAAGCTGTATGAGCTGCTGTCCGTAGATCACGGAGCCAACTTCTCTGCCATGGTCTTTTCCTCATGGGTCGCGTTCTTCGTAGCGTTCATGTATTACATTCTCCCACCATTGATCCCGTGGCTGCTCAGATCAGGGTTTCCAATTGCCAGCAACTACGGATTGGTCCTTTTCGCTGTGATCGTTGCATCACTGGCATCGTTCCTGCTATGGGCCAGCAGAAGCTTTCCCGTATGGCTGAGGCTCTCTGAGATCTACAGAATATACCCACTATCGAGGAATGAGATGTCTCTGTGCGCAGCCACGGTGTTTGTGCTTGTGGTCTCGGCAGGACTATCAATCTGCAATTTTGTCAATTATCCCTTCGTGAACAGGACGCTTGAAACTGCAGCCTGGCTGCTGCTTCTTGTGGCCCTGATTTTGCTTTTCATCCCTGTGTTTAATGAGTTCGTGGAGGCCGGTCGATGAGATCATGCTGTGTTGGCATAGGCGGATGTGGCGGCAATCTGCTAATGGTCTTTCTCAGTTCCCTTGATGTGATAAAGCTCCTATCAAAACTGACAAATGCTGAGCATGTTGCATTCGGCGGAATCGAGGGGGTGTGGCTGGAGGCAGATGTCAACGCCGCGGTTAATAAGCAGAGCTTTTTCAAGAGCCTGAAGGATGGGTACCCGGGATACGTCATACCACACGACTCGATAGAGGTCGGATCAAAGACGCACTCCCTCGTCATGCGCAAGTACGGATATGATATCAAGAAGCAGGGGTTCTTCAGGGAGGCTCAGTATCTGAAGGCGATATTCGAGATATTCGATGAGGATGATGAGGTCAGAGGTGTTGCCAGAGAGGAGTTCGGAGATGATAACCCCATACTAGAGAACGCCTGGAATTCCATAAAGGGATTCACAACCCTCAGCGGAGGCAGATGCGATAACATACTGTTCATAGTATCCCTCGGCGGAGGCACCGGAACGGGATTCATAAATCCGATCCTTCGCTACATAAGATCCGGAGGGATCCAGGACTACCCCGTCTTCGTTCTTGGCGTTCTCACAGAGCAGGGGGATGAGGCAGACAGGGAGCAGCAGTCGAAGGAGGCGCGGAGAGATCTCGGAGCGACGATATCCATGTATGATCTCCTCACCAAAAGCGCAAAAGAGGGTGTGGACGCTCTGATCCTTGTGGATAATCAGATCCTCGTTGAGAGGTTCAAGCAGGACTACACAAGTATAAACAATTATATATTTCAGGTCATGAAGCCCTTCCTGGCAGACCGCGCGTTTCCACAGGAGGACCCGCCGTCTCTGGCCCTGGCGCAGAACTTCACAGAGGGTCTGAACAGGCCGCCTGTTATGGTTCCATGCTATGCATCGTTGAACAGCAAGAAATCCGTTGAAGAGGAGCTGGTCTCAAAAGCCCTCACGGGAAGCGTGCAAAGGGATGGATGCGGCCCGCTGTTCCCATGCGATCCGGCAATGGCAGACAGAGCGTTCATCTTCTCGAGAGGTTATCTCTCCGCTGAGAAACTGGAATCGTCTGTAAAGAGCATCACCGGACTCGATACGAACCATATATTCACATGGAGGAAGCTCGGAGAAAACAGGGGGAGCGAGGTTCTGATACTGCTTAGGAACCCATATGGATCAGGCTGTGATGGGCCATTCGAAAAAAGGATGTACAGGGTGATATCATTCGCCCTGAAGTACATAGAGGAGAACCGGCGCGAGCTTCTTCACATGGAGCATGAAAACGATGATCAGAGCCTGACATCTCTTACGACAGAGGCTCTGAGCAGGTACTTCGATCGTCTGGTCAGAGAGTTGAATGAAGCGAAGTCACGCCTCAAGAAAGGAGAGAAGCCGTTCTTCATGAATGAGTTGAGGATATTCGAGAAATCGACGAACAACATGCATCAGCAGGATAACAATATTCAGAACAACCTCGACCTTTCAGAGGAGATGATCAGAAGAATCGTGCGGGATGAGCTCAGAAAGCTGCTTCCAGCAACGGCATGATGCCCTCTTGCTCCTTCTGATTGAGGGCAGGCGGGCCGCAGCTCCCCTGTCAGATCCATCGGAAAACTAAATATATAGTTACAATATATCTCAGAAGTAATTCACAGCATCCGTGGTGGCTGAGATGATACGAACTGCAGCCCTGGGGTTCATACTCATACTGATGCTCTCTGTGATGGAGTCTGCGTGTGGACTGCCTGTTACAGGTGGCAACGGAGAGCTCTGCTGCACCGTCTTCGACATTTTCAAGGGGCCCCTTTATCAGGGAGGCTCTTACGATGCGGACAGAATGGTTCTGTACCTTGATGCGGGCCTGAGATGGCACAATGGAAGCTGCGCGGAGCTTTCCCGGGTCAGATATGTTCTGATCGACGGAAACGACAGGAGCTACACCAGAGATGCGGCATCGAGCAGGCCCATCTCTCCAGGAAGGAAGCTTCTCGCATTCGTGGTTCCTAGAGAGGCGATACCGAAGAGCCTCGTGGTGGACTCCGGAATCGGGGAGGTGTTCAAGGTGGATTTCGGAGAGCCGCTGAACTACACAGACGAGAACGTCACAGTCGTGTATTACGGAATCCTGGGGTCGAGGCTTGATTACAGCCGGAAGGTGCTTGATATAGATGTCTCCGTCAGGAACAACTCCACGTCTCCACTGAAAGTGTCCCCTGAGAACTACACCCTCGTCGACCAGTGGGGATGGGGCTACAGGGCGACTGATGGGTTCGAGCCCAGAACGCTGAAGACCAACGAGAGCATCCGGGGAGTGGTGCGGTTCAGTTACCTGGCGCCATCCAGCATCCCATCAATGCTGCTCTACAACCTCTCTTACGGGGATGGAATAATAGTGATAAGCGAGGGGATGTGTGAGAACACCACAGAGGCCGCCCCAGAGCAGGAATCATCCGGAGAGTGCAACAGGTGTGCTGTTAATGAGAACAGCGTCAAGGGACGGGTCGCAGCAGCAAAGGAACGCCTCGCCAGAATACGTGCCTCGCATGATACCGAATCCTAGGGCGCTCCTCGGTAGCTCCATGGCACGGCCCGATCATGCGCCCATGATGATCAGGTACCGGCTTTCATGAAACTGCTGAAAGGACAGCATGCGTCATCGGTTAAGATCGACATGTGTAGAATTGAACTTAATAGTCTTATCTCGCCTCAGTACTGCTATCACGTATCAAGTCCACAGGGCGGTCGATTTGAATCAAACTCTCCACTATGGTGCGATCTAAATTTGTCAAATTTCATGGCCAATATATTTGCAGAAAATCTTTAACCGATGACCAATGGAAAGGACAGGGGCGTTTCAGGAGCCCTTCCCGCCCTTCTCGAACTCCTGCTGTATGTCGCACCCCAGCCTGCCGATCGCATCAGACCTGCACTGCCTGCAGTGGCGCATCTGCTTTATTATCTTGTTCAACTCATCCTGTATCGCTCTCTTCTCCTCCGGAGTTGGAGGCTTTATGTGCGCGAACTTGTACTGAGGTATGAGTGGCATCACGTTGTGAATGAAGACTCCCATCGACTTTATCTTCCTCGCGATATCAAAGACGTGCCTGTCGTTTATTCCAGGGATCAGAACGGTGTTCACCTTCACGATCTTCTTCCGCCGCACAGCCTCCTCGATCCCCCTGAGCTGGTTCTCGAGCAGGATCTGTGCAGCCTCCAGCCCCTCATGCCTCTTTCCCTTATAAATGACATAATCGTATATCTGCTCGCCTATGGCTGGATCGACAGCATTGAGTGTCACGGTGATGTTGGTCACCCCGATACGGTCGAGATCCTCGATCCTGTCCGGGAGGAGCAGACCGTTCGTGCTTATGCAGAGTATGAGGTGCGGATACTTCTCCCCGACGAGCCTGAGCGTCTCGAATGTCTCCTCGTTTGCGAGAGGCTCCCCGGGTCCAGCAACAGCCACGACCTTGATGTAATGGTGCTTCGAGAGAACCTCATCGACACGCTCAAGCGCTTCCTGCGGGGTCAGAACCCTGCTCGTCACCCCTGGCCTCGACTCATTAACGCAATCAAAATCTCTTATGCAGTACCTGCACTGTATGTTGCACTTCGGAGCAACAGGGAGATGCATCCTGCCGAAGGCGTGGCATGCCTTCTCGCTGAAGCACGGATGCTCCTGGATCCTCCTGAGCTGTTCCGGATCGTAGGGGACCTCCCTGTCAGCCACGACGGCCGTCGGGTATTGTTCCATCTGGATTCACCTGTACTTCCTTCGCATGCTTCGGCTAAAAGCCTATCCTTGGGTCGTCTGGATGCAAATACTTCAACGTCCCCCGCGAAGGGTGAGCTGATTCCACCATACGCACTCTACCCCTGACAGAACGCCTGGCATCTCCTAATATACATGAAGCGAGCTTGATCCATTCATGCGTGCTGCCTGCGTACAGCTCTCCGTGAGAGAGTGTGATGCATACGATAACAAGCGGCGAGCTCTTCAGTTATCGGCGGACGCGGCTGACAGCGGCGCTGATATCATAGTTCTCCCCGAGCTCTTCCTCACAGGCTTCTGCTATGATCTCGAGCCGGAGAGATACCCATATCCATCGCTGACATCCTTCAGAGCTCTATCCCTCGAGTCAGGCGCGATCCTTGCTGGCTCCATCATGGCATCATCTGGGAGAGGGGTGCTCAACATGGGATTCTGCATGGCCGGGGCTGAGATGGGGTTTTACTGCAAGACACATCCGTTTGGTGATGAAAAGAGGCACTTCGTTCCAGGAGAGAGGATCTCCCCTGTGAGGGTCGCGGATCTGTCGATCGGGCTCGAGATCTGCTACGACATCAGGTTTCCTGAGGTTGCCCGAAAGCTCTGCGCAGCTGGGGCAGACCTACTCATCACAATCGCCCAGTTTCCCGCTGAGAGGATCCACCACTGGAGGGCCCTTGTGACCGCCAGGGCGATAGAGAACCAGATACACCATATCGCTTGCAATGCCTCCGGATCAGCCGGTGGATCGAGCATGATTGTTGGGCCTGCGGGTGAGGCGCTCGCAGAGGCAGATGGCGAGGAGTGCGTCATAATCGCTGACCTCGACCTGGACGAGAGGGATCGAGTGAGGAGATCCATCACATGCTGGGAGGACAGAAGGCCAGAGCTCTACTGAGAGAGCTGGGGTGGTGATGTGGATAGCAGGACCGCGAGCTACCTGCGCGCCAGGTTCAGGGAGTACTATCTCACCGCGTCGATGGATGCCCCACCTGGAATTGAGTCCAGGGAATGGGGGTTCATATTCTACGATACTCCTGGCATGAGGAGGCACAGGTCTTTCAGGAGCAGGAAGGAGCTGGTTGATTATATCAGGAGCACTGTGCCGGCGCATGTCTATCACTC from Methanothrix sp. includes these protein-coding regions:
- the nifB gene encoding nitrogenase cofactor biosynthesis protein NifB translates to MEQYPTAVVADREVPYDPEQLRRIQEHPCFSEKACHAFGRMHLPVAPKCNIQCRYCIRDFDCVNESRPGVTSRVLTPQEALERVDEVLSKHHYIKVVAVAGPGEPLANEETFETLRLVGEKYPHLILCISTNGLLLPDRIEDLDRIGVTNITVTLNAVDPAIGEQIYDYVIYKGKRHEGLEAAQILLENQLRGIEEAVRRKKIVKVNTVLIPGINDRHVFDIARKIKSMGVFIHNVMPLIPQYKFAHIKPPTPEEKRAIQDELNKIIKQMRHCRQCRSDAIGRLGCDIQQEFEKGGKGS
- a CDS encoding nitrilase-related carbon-nitrogen hydrolase produces the protein MRAACVQLSVRECDAYDNKRRALQLSADAADSGADIIVLPELFLTGFCYDLEPERYPYPSLTSFRALSLESGAILAGSIMASSGRGVLNMGFCMAGAEMGFYCKTHPFGDEKRHFVPGERISPVRVADLSIGLEICYDIRFPEVARKLCAAGADLLITIAQFPAERIHHWRALVTARAIENQIHHIACNASGSAGGSSMIVGPAGEALAEADGEECVIIADLDLDERDRVRRSITCWEDRRPELY
- a CDS encoding VWA domain-containing protein, translating into MILVLFWTGGALGSAVTADQHLSRNAISPSEICTVSISLMGGEVPCASPIDVVLSIDSSGSMTTSDPGDLRKSAAREFVAGLDLSMDRVGIVSWNTSAVSSPLTSNLEDIESSINSIGADGNTSLDTGLEAAIDLLPESSRSKVIVLLTDGVSTDGGHYTPPGVPGSPVDEARSKGIVVFTIGLGPEADARNLTEIAHSTGGEFYSTPDASALASIYQRIRSSITGIVAKDVTVTYVLPASLNVNLSPGSQPVASMRRQGDSTVLTWQIGILQANQSRTLSFDVSSPDPGAFILGMAPDTAVSYTECDGTRSTVAIPPATLRVSPPGSFSLEGSGIGGSNESVVQNTSVLSVSKEVLPNGNGPCPDCPRLRVALETPERPCNADILFVMDKSGSMRDRDNSGRKNFEVMQDALYEMLQTASSTPGLRNARIAIVSWDDWNPTDSADRDTTLDPQWLAIGDQRIMATIQRYNEDTCRETDLTFYEAGLQKAMRIMHSRIISQANDPLSCDTRRFIIFITCRSEFRGISQPSVLYTIPGNSTLIRGGFEGILPFYIGTDLNEFPLEEQNLTEIAQLGDPLQRGISAPQSLTAGNLISTILKRMNGCAQGPWVTNVTLTETLYPYLKYTGADPLPDAVTYNRDGSTTLTWNIGTLNSGERWSATIDASVQLKLPVDVTERRTEFVGNISSSTPYSRVDFDWPALSCAAPLRRHYELPLAEGRMWITCGAPCKTPEMSEQTAQQNRKASETPETPTSSRAQPGFEGLLGVLSLMAGYLCIRRF